The following proteins come from a genomic window of Solwaraspora sp. WMMA2065:
- a CDS encoding ribonucleotide-diphosphate reductase subunit beta, with protein MTTVSETNTDAATANAATATAAAAAGRRQLLLDPGMDLTLRPMRYPQFFDRFRDAIKNTWTVEEVDLHSDLPDLARLSAAERHLVSRLVAFFATGDTIVANNLVLNLYQHVNSPEGRLYLSRQLFEEAVHVQFYLNLLDTYVPDERERFAAFAAVENIPSIARKAEFCFRWIDSIFELRELRSRADRRAFLLNLICFAACIEGLFFYGAFAYVYFLRSRGLLHGLASGTNWVFRDESMHMAFAFEVVDTVRAEEPDLFDSEMEQQVRQMLAEAVECEVQFAADLLDQGVSGMSLVDMREYLQHVADRRLAVLGIEPMYGSKNPFAFMELQDVQELSNFFERRVSAYQVGVTGSVTFDDDF; from the coding sequence GTGACCACCGTCTCCGAAACCAACACCGACGCCGCGACCGCTAATGCCGCCACCGCGACCGCCGCCGCAGCTGCGGGCCGACGGCAGCTGTTGCTCGACCCCGGCATGGACCTGACCCTGCGGCCGATGCGGTATCCGCAGTTCTTCGACCGGTTCCGGGACGCGATCAAGAACACCTGGACGGTGGAGGAGGTCGACCTGCACTCCGACCTGCCGGACCTGGCCAGACTGTCGGCTGCCGAGCGGCACCTGGTGTCCCGGCTGGTCGCGTTCTTCGCCACCGGCGACACCATCGTCGCGAACAACCTGGTGCTCAACCTCTACCAGCACGTCAACTCCCCGGAGGGCCGGCTCTACCTGTCCCGGCAACTGTTCGAGGAGGCGGTGCACGTCCAGTTCTACCTGAACCTGCTGGACACCTACGTGCCGGACGAGCGGGAGCGGTTCGCGGCGTTCGCGGCGGTGGAGAACATCCCGTCGATCGCCCGCAAGGCCGAGTTCTGCTTCAGATGGATTGACTCGATCTTCGAGCTGCGGGAGCTGCGCAGCCGCGCCGACCGACGGGCCTTCCTGCTCAACCTGATCTGCTTCGCCGCCTGCATCGAAGGGTTGTTCTTCTACGGCGCCTTCGCGTACGTGTACTTCCTGCGGTCCCGGGGTCTGCTGCACGGTCTCGCCTCGGGCACCAACTGGGTGTTCCGCGACGAGTCGATGCACATGGCGTTCGCCTTCGAGGTGGTGGACACGGTCCGCGCCGAGGAACCGGACCTGTTCGACTCCGAGATGGAGCAGCAGGTCAGGCAGATGCTGGCCGAGGCGGTGGAGTGCGAGGTGCAGTTCGCCGCGGACCTGCTCGACCAGGGCGTGTCCGGGATGTCGCTGGTCGACATGCGGGAGTATCTGCAGCACGTCGCCGACCGGCGGCTCGCGGTGCTCGGCATCGAACCGATGTACGGGTCGAAGAACCCGTTCGCCTTCATGGAGCTGCAGGACGTGCAGGAGCTGTCCAACTTCTTCGAGCGGCGGGTGTCGGCGTACCAGGTCGGGGTGACCGGCTCGGTGACCTTCGACGACGACTTCTGA
- a CDS encoding ribonucleoside-diphosphate reductase subunit alpha produces the protein MQVRKRNGDTEPVDVNKIVKAVEHWVADLDEVDPLRVATRTISGLYDGATTAELDKLSIQTAAELIGEEPQYSKLAARLLAAYVDKEVRGQQVASFSQSIRYAHGLGLIGDDTAAFVARNARKLDDAVDVDGDLRFEYFGLRTVADRYLLRHPQTRLVVETPQYWLLRVACGLSQTPAEAVDFYRLISSLAYLPSSPTLFNSGTRHTQMSSCFLVDSPRDELDSIYERYHQVAKLSKFSGGIGISWSRIRGRGALIRGTNGRSNGIVPFLKTLDAGVAAVNQGGRRKGAACVYLEPWHPDVEEFLELRDNTGEDARRTHNLNLANWIPDEFMRRVEADADWSLIDPSDAPELPDLYGEAFDEAYRAAEKKAVRTVKARDLYGRMMRTLAQTGNGWMTFKDAANRLSNQTGEPGNTIHLSNLCTEILEVNSDTETAVCNLGSINLGAHVTADGVDWDKLRATVRTAVVFLDRVIDINYYPAAQAAASNPRWRPVGLGLMGLQDAFFTLRLPFDSAPARELSTRVQEEIFLTALETSAGLAERFGPHPAYAETRAARGELHPDLWGAEVGQPERWARLRSTIAAHGLRNSLLVAIAPTATIASIAGCYECIEPQVSNLFKRETMSGEFLQINTYLVGELKARGLWTAPVREQIKRAEGSVQGVADLPADVRELFRTAWELPQRALIDLAAARAPYVDQSQSLNLFLSAPTIGKLSSMYLYAWKSGLKTTYYLRSRPATRIQQATVGIAPTVGPTVGPTVGPTVGPVVGPVVATGDDEASACSLENPETCEACQ, from the coding sequence ATGCAGGTACGCAAGCGCAACGGCGACACCGAACCGGTGGACGTCAACAAGATCGTCAAGGCGGTCGAACACTGGGTCGCCGACCTGGACGAGGTCGACCCGCTGCGGGTGGCGACCCGGACGATCAGCGGACTGTACGACGGGGCGACAACCGCCGAGCTGGACAAGCTGTCCATTCAGACGGCGGCAGAGCTGATCGGCGAGGAGCCGCAGTACTCGAAGCTGGCGGCCCGGCTGCTCGCCGCCTACGTGGACAAGGAGGTCCGCGGCCAGCAGGTGGCCAGCTTCAGCCAGTCCATCCGCTACGCCCACGGCCTCGGGCTGATCGGCGACGACACCGCGGCCTTCGTCGCCCGCAACGCCCGCAAACTCGACGACGCCGTCGACGTCGACGGCGACCTGCGCTTCGAGTACTTCGGGCTGCGTACGGTGGCCGACCGCTACCTGCTGCGGCATCCGCAGACCCGGCTGGTGGTGGAGACGCCCCAGTACTGGCTGCTGCGGGTGGCGTGCGGGCTGTCCCAGACGCCGGCCGAGGCGGTCGACTTCTACCGGCTGATCTCCAGCCTGGCCTATCTGCCCAGCTCACCGACGTTGTTCAACTCGGGCACCCGGCACACCCAGATGTCGTCGTGCTTCCTGGTCGACTCGCCGCGCGACGAGCTCGACTCGATCTACGAGCGTTACCACCAGGTGGCGAAGCTGTCGAAGTTCTCCGGCGGGATCGGCATCTCCTGGTCGCGGATCCGTGGCCGGGGCGCGCTGATCCGGGGCACCAACGGCAGGTCGAACGGCATCGTGCCGTTCCTCAAGACCCTCGACGCCGGGGTCGCGGCGGTCAACCAGGGCGGCCGCCGCAAGGGCGCCGCCTGCGTCTACCTGGAGCCGTGGCACCCGGACGTCGAGGAGTTCCTGGAGCTGCGGGACAACACCGGCGAGGACGCCCGGCGCACCCACAACCTCAACCTGGCCAACTGGATCCCGGACGAGTTCATGCGGCGGGTCGAGGCGGACGCCGACTGGTCGCTGATCGACCCGTCCGACGCACCCGAGCTACCGGACCTGTACGGCGAGGCGTTCGACGAGGCGTACCGCGCGGCGGAGAAGAAAGCGGTCCGGACGGTCAAGGCCCGCGACCTGTACGGGCGGATGATGCGCACCCTGGCGCAGACCGGCAACGGGTGGATGACGTTCAAGGACGCCGCGAACCGGCTGTCCAACCAGACCGGCGAGCCGGGCAACACGATCCACCTGTCCAATCTGTGCACCGAGATCCTCGAGGTCAACAGCGACACCGAGACCGCCGTGTGCAACCTCGGGTCGATCAACCTCGGCGCGCACGTCACCGCCGACGGCGTCGACTGGGACAAGCTGCGCGCCACGGTCCGTACCGCCGTGGTGTTTCTCGACCGGGTGATCGACATCAACTACTACCCGGCGGCGCAGGCGGCGGCGTCGAACCCGCGCTGGCGGCCGGTCGGGCTGGGGTTGATGGGCCTGCAGGACGCGTTCTTCACGCTGCGGCTGCCGTTCGACTCGGCGCCGGCCCGGGAGCTGTCCACCCGCGTCCAGGAGGAGATCTTCCTGACCGCGCTGGAGACCTCCGCCGGGCTCGCCGAACGGTTCGGCCCGCATCCGGCGTACGCCGAGACCCGGGCCGCCCGGGGCGAGCTGCACCCGGACCTGTGGGGTGCCGAGGTCGGCCAGCCCGAACGGTGGGCCCGGCTGCGGTCGACGATCGCCGCACACGGCCTGCGGAACTCGCTGCTGGTCGCGATCGCGCCGACCGCGACGATCGCCTCGATCGCCGGCTGCTACGAATGCATCGAGCCGCAGGTGTCCAACCTGTTCAAACGCGAAACCATGTCCGGGGAGTTCCTGCAAATCAACACGTACCTGGTCGGCGAGCTGAAGGCGCGCGGGCTGTGGACGGCACCGGTCCGGGAGCAGATCAAGCGGGCCGAGGGGTCGGTGCAGGGTGTCGCGGACCTGCCCGCCGACGTGCGGGAGCTGTTCCGTACCGCATGGGAGCTGCCGCAACGGGCGCTGATCGACCTGGCCGCCGCCCGCGCCCCGTACGTCGACCAGTCGCAGTCGCTGAACCTGTTCCTCAGCGCACCGACCATCGGCAAGCTGTCCTCGATGTACCTGTACGCCTGGAAGTCCGGGCTGAAGACCACCTACTACCTGCGGTCGCGTCCGGCGACCCGGATCCAGCAGGCCACCGTCGGCATCGCGCCGACCGTCGGGCCGACCGTCGGGCCGACCGTCGGGCCGACCGTCGGGCCGGTCGTAGGGCCGGTTGTCGCGACCGGCGACGACGAGGCGTCGGCCTGCTCCCTGGAAAACCCCGAAACCTGTGAGGCCTGCCAGTGA
- a CDS encoding DUF1702 family protein, whose product MGTSLPDRTSWSRNMPCSWRSLRRRLLTLTPDGTVAVRRGTGLADTTTRSVFEMVDRTVQAGFDAALDSTSVGELEARLDRTARDFRSFAYEGAAAAYAMLDAVAPTRTRRVGRLLTGRGAAHRFLIYFGVGRAIGRLPRFRWRSVLPADPVLHWLAVDGLGFHRATLDPIRHVRQQYRADVAGWPHGDFRHYLDRALDQGTGRAMWFVEGADVDRVIATVGRFPADRHDDLVSGVGYAATYTGGVSEPALRRLWQLSGEHRSFLAQGAAFAALARDRAGLVNAHTRTAVAVLCGTSVEQAADIAERSETDLSPDGALPSYEVWRQRIADRFTSRSRR is encoded by the coding sequence ATGGGTACATCGCTACCAGATCGAACATCCTGGAGTCGTAACATGCCGTGCTCATGGCGATCACTGCGCCGCCGACTGCTGACCCTCACCCCGGACGGGACGGTGGCCGTCCGTCGTGGAACTGGCCTGGCTGACACCACTACCCGAAGCGTCTTCGAGATGGTGGACCGCACGGTACAGGCCGGCTTCGACGCGGCCCTGGACTCGACCAGCGTCGGCGAGCTGGAGGCCCGGTTGGACCGCACCGCGCGGGACTTCAGAAGCTTCGCGTACGAGGGGGCCGCGGCGGCGTACGCGATGCTCGACGCGGTGGCCCCGACCCGGACCCGTCGGGTGGGCCGACTGCTGACTGGACGCGGCGCGGCACATCGCTTCCTGATCTACTTCGGGGTCGGGCGGGCGATAGGCCGGCTGCCCCGGTTCCGGTGGCGGTCGGTGCTGCCCGCCGACCCGGTGCTGCACTGGCTGGCAGTCGATGGCCTCGGCTTTCACCGGGCGACCCTCGACCCGATCAGGCATGTTCGCCAGCAGTACCGGGCCGACGTGGCGGGATGGCCGCACGGAGACTTCCGGCACTACCTGGATCGCGCGCTTGACCAAGGCACCGGCCGGGCGATGTGGTTCGTGGAGGGTGCCGACGTCGATCGGGTGATCGCGACCGTCGGGCGGTTCCCGGCCGACCGTCACGACGATCTGGTCAGCGGCGTCGGTTACGCGGCGACCTACACCGGCGGGGTGAGTGAGCCGGCGCTGCGTCGGCTGTGGCAACTCAGCGGCGAGCATCGCTCCTTCCTGGCTCAGGGCGCGGCTTTCGCCGCGCTGGCTCGCGACCGGGCAGGGCTGGTCAACGCGCACACGCGGACGGCGGTGGCCGTGCTGTGCGGCACCAGCGTCGAACAGGCGGCCGACATCGCTGAACGATCGGAGACCGATCTGTCACCGGACGGTGCGCTGCCGAGTTACGAGGTCTGGCGACAGCGGATCGCTGACCGGTTCACCTCCCGCAGCCGTCGCTAG
- a CDS encoding AarF/UbiB family protein, translating to MPFSLAFISQGAHRRPRRPIRHHPAVRVLTICGHLTRIVLRAAVALSGAGLRGRLADRYAWQRLAGDLLADAAERLGPTYIKFGQILATRVDVVPPAVAARLGRLFDKVTPPSIRPPITGSVGAALDGGVGGLRRVAAGSVAVVYRGRLRTGEQVAVKVIRPGIDAVIDTDLALLRVAARGVSTLPRFRRAPLVELVDQLGAAIRRQLDLCAEADALRRLRRNLAHLDGVRVPSVYRELSDRTVLVTEYLSDIRLSLPAAPPQTALVTAMRAAFQMVFVDGFVHCDLHPGNLHLAAHRVTVLDAGFVHELTPIARRAFAEFFQAMASGAGDRCAEILLATADRVEPPADLVGFRCDIAALVVAAAGRPAGEFNLADFAYRMFAAQRTRGLYADVQFVYPILALLVLEGRVRQHAPDVDFQRVAMPYVLRALADTVSLPGWRPSPTR from the coding sequence ATGCCGTTCTCGCTTGCCTTCATCAGCCAGGGCGCGCACCGTCGACCGCGTCGGCCGATCCGCCATCATCCGGCGGTCCGGGTGCTCACGATCTGCGGTCACCTGACGCGCATCGTCCTTCGGGCTGCGGTCGCACTCAGCGGGGCCGGTTTGCGGGGACGTCTAGCCGACCGGTACGCCTGGCAGCGGTTGGCCGGTGACCTGCTCGCCGACGCGGCCGAGCGACTCGGTCCGACGTACATCAAATTCGGTCAGATCCTCGCCACCCGGGTCGACGTCGTCCCACCCGCGGTGGCCGCGCGGCTTGGTCGGCTGTTCGACAAGGTCACACCGCCGTCGATCCGGCCGCCGATCACCGGGAGCGTCGGTGCCGCACTCGATGGCGGTGTCGGTGGTCTGCGGCGAGTAGCCGCAGGTAGCGTCGCGGTGGTCTACCGGGGCCGGCTCCGAACCGGAGAACAGGTCGCGGTGAAGGTGATCAGGCCCGGGATCGATGCCGTGATCGACACGGATCTCGCGCTGTTACGCGTGGCCGCCCGCGGCGTCAGCACGCTGCCCAGGTTTCGGCGCGCACCACTGGTGGAACTCGTCGACCAGCTCGGTGCCGCGATACGTCGGCAGCTCGACCTGTGCGCCGAGGCTGATGCGTTGCGCCGGCTCCGCCGAAACCTGGCGCATCTCGATGGGGTACGGGTGCCCAGCGTGTACCGCGAACTGTCGGACCGGACGGTGCTGGTGACCGAATACCTGTCGGACATCCGCCTCAGCCTCCCCGCCGCGCCTCCGCAGACGGCCCTGGTGACAGCCATGCGGGCAGCCTTCCAGATGGTCTTCGTTGACGGATTCGTGCACTGTGACCTGCACCCCGGCAACCTACATCTGGCAGCGCACCGGGTGACCGTGCTCGACGCCGGCTTCGTTCACGAGCTCACCCCGATCGCCCGGCGGGCCTTCGCGGAGTTCTTCCAGGCGATGGCGTCCGGCGCGGGTGACCGGTGCGCCGAAATTCTCCTGGCCACGGCCGACCGGGTCGAGCCCCCGGCAGACCTCGTCGGGTTCCGCTGCGACATCGCGGCGCTGGTGGTCGCGGCGGCTGGCCGGCCCGCAGGTGAATTCAACCTTGCGGATTTCGCATACCGGATGTTCGCCGCCCAACGCACGCGCGGCCTCTACGCAGATGTCCAGTTCGTCTATCCGATCTTGGCGCTTCTCGTTTTGGAAGGTCGGGTGCGCCAGCACGCGCCGGACGTCGATTTTCAGCGGGTGGCCATGCCCTACGTGCTGCGGGCGCTGGCTGACACCGTCTCGCTGCCGGGCTGGCGGCCGTCGCCGACCCGATAG
- a CDS encoding HEAT repeat domain-containing protein yields the protein MTLQSVSATTGGAGSAPEWEHYLEGDPALLNSEFGDMLERGAVRLDARTDEQVEYEALHHRDPMIREQSLYQAMDRRLSGAVDLLAEAVANDSDRQVRWNALWALEKIGGTDALRVLDRHANDDDPDVGEWARLFGSELRTGLPSFDNRSFTYDSSRTFDETILLNIHCDVYVALDESGRNWGKITLSPQGLARSYGQAHACPNVDTRNQKLIISKTLDGLHEDGSPHTENFVFRGLTNHANAGRGSFYFESRGLRPVFLSGRADDDSLGHRNEMVAAKRSGEWTLDPNMLIKGEPAIRYVRGRVHTWGYLNFDTMRGSSLEDVLFPGNSILGTLDTPSGPLANAFIVGTFKGKLVDWNGDGAIDANSLDIYSTRDGDVDSDQDGVADIEGVQFCPRTNWMN from the coding sequence ATGACGCTTCAATCGGTCAGCGCCACCACCGGCGGCGCTGGAAGCGCTCCGGAGTGGGAGCACTACCTCGAGGGCGATCCCGCGCTACTCAACAGCGAGTTCGGCGACATGCTGGAGCGCGGCGCGGTCCGGCTCGACGCTCGCACTGACGAGCAGGTCGAGTACGAGGCCCTGCACCACCGGGACCCGATGATCCGGGAGCAGTCGCTGTACCAGGCGATGGACCGGCGGCTCAGCGGTGCCGTCGACCTGCTCGCCGAGGCGGTCGCCAACGACTCCGACCGGCAGGTCCGGTGGAACGCGCTCTGGGCCCTGGAGAAGATCGGCGGCACCGATGCGCTGCGCGTGCTGGACCGGCACGCCAACGACGACGACCCGGATGTCGGCGAGTGGGCCCGGCTGTTCGGTTCGGAACTGCGCACCGGCCTGCCGTCGTTCGACAACCGGTCGTTCACCTACGACTCGAGTCGGACGTTCGACGAAACCATCCTGCTGAACATCCACTGCGACGTCTACGTCGCGTTGGACGAAAGCGGCCGCAACTGGGGCAAGATCACTCTCTCGCCGCAGGGCCTGGCACGCAGCTACGGGCAGGCGCACGCATGCCCGAACGTCGACACCCGGAACCAGAAGCTGATCATCAGCAAGACCCTCGACGGCCTGCATGAGGACGGTTCGCCGCACACCGAGAACTTCGTGTTCCGCGGCCTGACCAACCACGCCAACGCCGGTCGTGGCAGCTTCTACTTCGAATCGCGAGGGCTGCGTCCGGTCTTCCTCTCCGGACGGGCCGACGACGACTCGCTGGGTCACCGCAACGAGATGGTCGCGGCCAAGCGCTCCGGTGAATGGACGCTGGACCCGAACATGCTGATCAAGGGCGAGCCGGCGATCCGCTACGTCCGCGGGCGAGTGCACACCTGGGGCTACCTCAACTTCGACACGATGCGGGGCAGCTCGCTGGAGGATGTCCTGTTCCCCGGCAACAGCATCCTGGGAACGTTGGACACCCCGAGCGGGCCGCTGGCCAATGCCTTCATCGTCGGAACCTTCAAGGGCAAGCTGGTCGACTGGAACGGCGACGGCGCCATCGACGCGAACTCGCTCGACATCTACTCGACCCGTGACGGTGACGTGGACTCCGACCAGGACGGTGTCGCCGACATCGAAGGCGTGCAGTTCTGCCCGCGTACCAACTGGATGAACTGA
- a CDS encoding AraC family transcriptional regulator, translated as MTIATVSSVKQGANCMGCTQIAACTAVTACLGSPTDSARIDSVARAVAYMTENLSEPQRLSDIAQAALLSPFHFHRVFRYLTSTTPARFLAALRMAEARRLLLTTDLSVTEICIEVGYSSLGTFIGQFSKLTGMSPRRFRVALASFGRVRLIDLVTHLDNGLTAPGPVGTVTGGPAEGGCAVLAMFRSDAETDADTPVGYSVLRTNRLTRIAPMPDGTYQAVALGFHPGARLTDVLARPAVPADFIGLSGSPIVIRDGGSVRAFQIALRRPRPIDPPVELTPALLRLVLDRAAPGSVDAGGCSTGCASAGTPA; from the coding sequence ATGACAATCGCCACGGTCTCGTCGGTAAAACAGGGAGCAAATTGCATGGGCTGCACTCAAATCGCCGCATGCACCGCCGTGACAGCTTGCCTCGGCAGCCCAACCGACAGCGCCCGGATCGATTCGGTCGCACGCGCCGTCGCGTACATGACCGAGAACCTCTCCGAGCCGCAGCGCCTATCCGACATCGCCCAGGCCGCGCTACTGAGCCCATTTCATTTCCACCGCGTTTTTCGTTACCTGACGTCCACTACTCCGGCCCGTTTCCTGGCCGCACTCAGAATGGCCGAGGCTCGGCGGCTGCTGTTGACAACGGACCTGAGCGTAACCGAGATCTGCATCGAGGTGGGATATTCCAGCCTTGGCACCTTCATCGGTCAATTCAGCAAACTCACTGGTATGTCGCCGCGCCGCTTCCGGGTGGCCCTCGCCTCGTTCGGCAGAGTCCGGCTCATCGATCTCGTCACCCACCTCGACAACGGGCTCACCGCCCCTGGCCCGGTCGGCACGGTGACCGGCGGCCCGGCAGAGGGCGGTTGCGCGGTGCTGGCCATGTTCCGATCCGACGCCGAAACTGACGCTGACACACCCGTCGGATACAGCGTGCTGCGGACGAACCGCCTCACCCGGATCGCGCCGATGCCCGACGGCACCTATCAGGCGGTGGCGCTGGGCTTCCACCCTGGCGCGCGGCTGACCGACGTGCTAGCCCGGCCGGCGGTACCCGCAGACTTCATCGGGCTGTCCGGGAGTCCGATTGTGATTAGAGACGGCGGCTCGGTTCGGGCCTTTCAGATCGCCCTGAGACGGCCGCGGCCGATCGATCCGCCCGTGGAGTTGACCCCCGCGCTGCTCCGGCTCGTCCTGGACCGGGCGGCACCGGGCAGCGTAGACGCCGGCGGGTGCTCGACCGGCTGTGCGAGCGCCGGCACCCCGGCCTGA
- a CDS encoding phosphoesterase: MDQNVVGQQAPTVEHNNNGEENTYPNYVACFHKGLPHDDDGEVDPNAYRQLLRALASRSPESFERVPMGTVDGVRLTNPLAGLARHASGTPSDRFRLRPAPRLDGAEHSAEMVELYWMALCRDVPFAEFGSDPTVAEAAAELGALSDYRAPRSDGSVTAATVFRGDTPGDLAGPYLSQFLLRDLQFGTFRTQQRQDTVRPGQDYMTTWNTWLKIQRGFSRGLGPQDRDRNRTRYLATPRDLAHYVHFDATQSPFQPYLHAALILQDLDMPLDANLPYQWSINQLGFGTFGWPHLYDLVTGSTARALRTVWFQKWWVHRRLRPEASAGLVHKHLSGRRRYDFLHHEVLESEAARRSFARNGSYLLPQAYPEGSPTHPSYGAGHAAVAGAGATLLKAWFDETAVIPNPVEVSPDGTTLIPYLGSDAARMTVGGELDKLAANIAIGRNIAGVHYRSDYAASLELGEQVAIDMLRSQRGWFEENYSLTLTRFNGQSVTI, from the coding sequence ATGGACCAGAACGTCGTCGGGCAGCAGGCCCCGACGGTCGAACACAACAACAACGGTGAGGAGAACACCTACCCGAACTATGTGGCGTGCTTCCATAAGGGCCTGCCGCACGACGACGATGGCGAGGTCGACCCGAACGCGTACCGCCAACTGCTGCGGGCGCTAGCCAGTCGGTCGCCGGAGAGCTTCGAGCGCGTCCCGATGGGCACCGTGGATGGCGTACGGCTGACAAACCCCCTCGCCGGGCTGGCCCGGCACGCCTCCGGCACGCCCAGCGATCGGTTCAGGCTCCGACCGGCACCCCGGTTGGACGGTGCCGAGCATTCTGCGGAAATGGTGGAACTGTACTGGATGGCGCTTTGTCGCGACGTGCCTTTCGCCGAGTTCGGCTCGGACCCGACGGTGGCTGAGGCTGCGGCTGAGCTCGGCGCGCTCAGCGACTACCGGGCTCCCCGCTCGGACGGATCGGTCACCGCGGCCACCGTCTTCCGTGGCGACACCCCGGGCGACCTGGCCGGGCCGTACCTGTCTCAGTTCCTGCTGCGTGATCTGCAGTTCGGCACGTTCCGTACGCAGCAGCGTCAGGACACGGTGCGTCCCGGCCAGGACTACATGACAACCTGGAACACCTGGTTGAAGATCCAACGCGGATTCAGCCGAGGCCTCGGGCCGCAGGACCGGGATCGCAACCGCACGCGGTATCTCGCAACCCCCCGCGACCTGGCCCACTACGTGCACTTCGACGCCACCCAGAGCCCATTTCAGCCATACCTTCACGCGGCGCTGATCCTGCAGGACCTGGACATGCCGCTGGACGCCAACCTGCCGTACCAGTGGTCGATCAACCAGCTCGGGTTCGGGACCTTCGGTTGGCCGCATCTGTACGACCTGGTGACCGGATCGACCGCCCGCGCGTTGCGGACCGTATGGTTCCAGAAGTGGTGGGTCCACCGGCGGCTGCGTCCCGAAGCGTCTGCCGGGTTGGTACACAAGCACCTCTCCGGGCGTCGCCGATACGACTTCCTCCACCATGAGGTGCTCGAATCGGAGGCGGCCCGGCGCAGCTTCGCTCGCAACGGAAGCTACCTGCTACCGCAGGCATATCCGGAGGGTTCGCCCACCCATCCGTCGTACGGTGCCGGACACGCGGCGGTGGCCGGTGCCGGCGCGACGCTGCTGAAGGCGTGGTTCGACGAGACCGCGGTGATTCCGAATCCGGTCGAGGTGAGCCCGGACGGCACCACCCTGATTCCCTACCTGGGCTCGGATGCCGCACGGATGACCGTCGGCGGGGAGCTCGACAAGCTCGCGGCGAATATCGCGATCGGTCGCAACATTGCCGGTGTGCACTACCGCAGCGACTACGCCGCCTCGCTCGAACTCGGCGAACAGGTCGCCATCGACATGTTGCGTAGTCAGCGGGGGTGGTTCGAGGAGAACTATTCGCTGACCCTGACTCGATTCAACGGGCAGTCCGTGACCATCTGA
- a CDS encoding nuclear transport factor 2 family protein — MTEIQDFGRQLGGFLGGVFGNAAGGAGSIFQPDPQAEIEVRKLLADLQKAFAEGDIETILASLADDFTTYELGATDGSPLEITDPGVMREYLTTLFPSAGETQNKSISATRVVATANMGFTLEGGDVVIARADGTFEHQPLNATAVAVRTADGWKWLHWHMSEAGSRFRVNANGVRVDLATGAPLPGPTD, encoded by the coding sequence ATGACAGAGATCCAGGATTTCGGACGGCAGCTCGGGGGATTCCTCGGGGGTGTCTTCGGTAACGCGGCAGGTGGCGCCGGTTCGATCTTCCAGCCGGACCCGCAGGCCGAGATCGAGGTGCGCAAGCTCCTCGCCGACCTGCAGAAGGCGTTCGCCGAAGGGGACATCGAGACGATCCTGGCCAGCCTCGCCGACGACTTCACCACCTACGAACTGGGTGCCACCGACGGCTCTCCGTTGGAGATCACCGACCCGGGCGTGATGCGTGAGTACCTGACCACGCTCTTCCCCAGTGCGGGCGAGACCCAGAACAAGTCGATCAGCGCCACCCGGGTGGTGGCCACCGCGAACATGGGTTTCACCCTGGAGGGTGGAGACGTCGTGATCGCCCGCGCCGACGGGACCTTCGAGCACCAGCCACTCAACGCGACCGCGGTGGCGGTGCGTACCGCCGATGGCTGGAAGTGGCTGCACTGGCACATGTCCGAGGCGGGGTCCCGGTTCCGGGTGAACGCCAACGGCGTCCGTGTCGACCTGGCCACCGGAGCTCCGTTGCCCGGACCGACTGACTGA